Proteins from a single region of Hymenobacter aquaticus:
- a CDS encoding 3-hydroxyacyl-CoA dehydrogenase NAD-binding domain-containing protein: protein MIIGIIGSGAMGAGIAQVVATAGHTVRLLDQNRQALDRAGKSIQGSLDKLAEKGKLTTEQAAEIFGRLHLTQDIGAFNDCELVLEAIVEDLTVKQQLFREVEMMVPDTCILASNTSSLSIASIAAACQKPERFIGIHFFNPAPIMQLVEVIPAVQTRPGLAEQVRDLVQSWGKLPVLTKDTPGFIVNRVARPFYGEAIRMQEEGIADMPTIDWALTELGGFRMGPFTLMDFIGHDVNYRVTESVFTAFFFDPRFKPSFTQKRLFEAGYYGRKSGRGFYSYAEGAVPPEPTRDEALGRLILNRVLAMLINEAVDALHLNVASRDDLELAMTKGVNYPKGLLAWADELGLPTVLATLDDLYAEYHEDRYRASALLRRMVRQNQTFFQHESALSR from the coding sequence ATGATCATCGGAATTATCGGCAGCGGCGCTATGGGCGCGGGAATTGCGCAAGTCGTAGCCACCGCCGGCCACACGGTGCGTCTCCTCGACCAGAACCGCCAGGCCCTGGACCGTGCCGGTAAGTCGATACAAGGCAGCCTGGACAAGCTGGCCGAGAAGGGCAAGCTGACCACTGAGCAGGCCGCTGAGATTTTCGGCCGCCTGCACCTTACCCAGGACATTGGCGCTTTCAACGACTGTGAGCTGGTGCTCGAAGCCATTGTGGAAGACCTGACCGTGAAGCAGCAGCTATTTCGGGAGGTGGAAATGATGGTGCCTGACACCTGCATTCTGGCCTCCAACACCTCTTCACTGTCCATTGCCTCCATTGCCGCGGCCTGCCAGAAGCCCGAGCGGTTTATCGGCATTCACTTTTTCAACCCCGCGCCCATTATGCAGCTGGTCGAAGTCATTCCGGCCGTGCAAACGCGCCCCGGGCTGGCCGAGCAGGTGCGGGATTTGGTACAAAGCTGGGGCAAGCTGCCGGTCCTGACCAAGGACACGCCGGGCTTTATCGTGAACCGCGTGGCCCGGCCCTTTTACGGCGAGGCCATCCGCATGCAGGAAGAAGGCATTGCTGATATGCCCACCATCGACTGGGCTTTGACCGAGCTGGGCGGCTTCCGCATGGGCCCGTTCACGCTGATGGATTTCATCGGCCACGACGTCAATTACCGGGTTACGGAGTCGGTTTTCACCGCCTTTTTCTTCGACCCGCGCTTTAAGCCCTCCTTTACCCAGAAGCGCCTGTTCGAAGCCGGCTACTACGGCCGCAAGTCGGGCCGGGGCTTCTACAGCTACGCCGAAGGGGCCGTGCCGCCCGAGCCCACCCGCGACGAAGCCCTGGGCCGCCTGATCCTGAACCGGGTGCTGGCCATGCTCATCAACGAGGCCGTGGACGCGCTGCACCTGAACGTGGCTTCCCGGGACGACCTGGAGCTGGCCATGACCAAGGGCGTGAATTATCCCAAGGGCCTGCTGGCCTGGGCCGACGAGTTGGGCTTGCCCACCGTGCTGGCCACCCTCGACGACCTCTACGCCGAATACCACGAGGACCGGTACCGCGCCAGCGCCCTGCTGCGCCGTATGGTCCGCCAGAATCAGACGTTTTTCCAGCATGAGTCAGCCCTCAGCCGCTAG
- the paaI gene encoding hydroxyphenylacetyl-CoA thioesterase PaaI: MSQPSAASKERAEAVKERMLRHDAFSQLLGLKVDEVGPGYCRLHFTVRPDMLNGFQALHGGVTFSAADSAFAFACNSHGRQSVGLTVTINYLEAGKLGDVITVEAREESLKHKVGVYAIRLTNQHGTLLALFKGTAYRTSNEIL, from the coding sequence ATGAGTCAGCCCTCAGCCGCTAGTAAGGAGCGGGCCGAAGCCGTGAAAGAGCGCATGCTTCGGCACGACGCCTTCAGCCAGCTGCTGGGCCTGAAAGTAGACGAAGTAGGCCCCGGCTACTGCCGCCTGCACTTCACCGTGCGCCCCGACATGCTCAACGGTTTCCAGGCCCTACACGGCGGCGTCACGTTTTCGGCCGCCGACTCGGCGTTTGCCTTCGCCTGCAACAGCCACGGCCGCCAGAGCGTGGGCCTCACCGTCACCATCAACTACCTCGAAGCCGGCAAGCTCGGCGACGTCATCACCGTGGAAGCCCGGGAAGAAAGCCTCAAGCACAAGGTGGGCGTGTATGCCATTCGCCTGACCAACCAGCACGGCACGCTGCTAGCCTTGTTCAAAGGCACGGCTTACCGCACCAGCAATGAAATTTTGTGA